Genomic segment of Syngnathus acus chromosome 10, fSynAcu1.2, whole genome shotgun sequence:
ATGAGCACACAAGAGCTTGTACttaaattttactttttatttcatattgtcAATATTTTCCGTACAATAAAAACTGTTTACTGTACTTTTGTACAACCACATAAATTGTCATTATTCAAAGTTTGTTTTTCgggctttgaaaaaaaatccatcttttGCGGAATGTGCTTGTGTCgcgctgcttttttttcctggcgcTACTTAGCTAATAGCTGTGATGCTAGTTGAGTCGGCGGTGTTTAATGACAAAAGGGGAATTAAACTCACATTTCAACTTCCTGCTTTTCTTCCAAATACTCCAAAGCGGTGCAGGCTTCCAATTCGTTCCGTTTCGTACGACTGTAAATGAATACCGACAAAGTATGAATAGTTTGCTTCCTTAATTACTTTCATTCCGGGGGCCCTGATCTGAATTGTTAGGTGTCTGTGGTAAATgcctgaaataaacaaaaggttGTAGTGCAAATTCGTTCTTTTGTCGGTTGTTCAGCTACtgcagaaataataataataaaaataataataaaacatggaTACTTATAATAAATACCTATAtacatggagaaaaaaaaacggttcaAGTCCAGGCAGCTATTTTACTGTGAACCTTTAATAACCGTTTTACATGTTTAACTTTTTGTTTAATgaatacacaaaaacacaaactcgTCAAGATGGACAACTTTTGCTGCCTCCCTTTtgcagcacacaaacaaaccaaaaggcCTAAAAACGTATATCAAGATGGAACTCTGAAATTTGATTGGACAATGGAAAACTTAACAGTTAAGACAAAAATTAAAACGCATTGGTCATTGGAAAGGAGCTCAGTCAGAGATGGAGCCTTGAGTGGATGATCGTGAATTCTGCTCACACTTGCGGTAGTATTTCTGTGGAGAGAGAACATGGAAGTTATAGAAGGGGAGATTTGCAGCAAGGCCCTTTAACGGAAGCGCACCTTTAGGTTGTCGTAGTGcttcctgctgctgcagtgCACCTCCTTGGCCGTGCTCTCTTTCAGGTAAAATACTGAGCAGAGTTTGCAGAAATAACCAGATTTTGGCAAGACGAACTCCATGCCTGTCACACCAATAAATGACACGAATTGTCAAAAAAGGGAACAAATGAAAAGGGAaaacaagtgtgtgttttgtacCGAGAGGGTTCTTTGGTCTGAACGCTGGTAGAACATAAGCAGGAGTGCTGCACGGAGACTCAGAACGCGATCGTTTCGCTGAGGTTGTGGTCAGCTCAGCTGCGCGTTTGCCTGGGGAAGAACACAATGGTCACATGATCAGTCACGTGGTCATTGAAAATAAGCATCCTGAAGGTACTCAAATCTAACCAAGACTAAATACCTCCCAGATTTTTCTTCCGACCAGGCAGTTGGCTTCAAGTATTTTGTCCGTAAAAATCTTACATTGTAAATTGTTATTAAAAGCttattttacaataaaaattgcaaatcTTCAAATGCAGGTTGACATAATGCCCCAATTCTGGTTCAATTCTGCAATATATTGACCATTACCTTTACTCAATTTCTGCAGTGAACCTTGCAGAGACTGCCCAGCAGATGGCGCTTCCTCTTCATTTGCCTCTGCGTTATCCTTCtccttttctgtgttttcctccacttcctccccctcctcttcctcttttcccTTGTTCTCCGCCTTCTCCACCACTTTTTCcctctcctccttctcctcctcatgGTGGTCGCTCGGAGGCCAGGGAGCGTCGCCAGAGGCCGCTGCTTCCATCTCGTCTTGGTCTGCTCCAGTTGAGATTGTGGCTGCGGCACAACAAAGTGTAACCGTTTAATTCCAATTCACATCGTTTTGCCAACCCATCCATCCCGTGAGACTAACCAGAAGCTGATCGGTGTCGCTTTTCAATCGTGCTTCTCAAGAcgtcctcttcaacgtctcccACCTGGTCCAGCGTCACCAAGTTTATGTTGTCCTCTTCTACAggcaagaaaaagcaaaagcgTCAACATCTCATGTACTCCTTTGAAccaccatgtttttgttttttttgtctccagcGACTCCATGCTGTACCCGCATCGTCGCTACGTTTGCGTTTAGTAGACTGCGAGGTCCCCGCAGCTTCACTTTTCtcatcctcgtcctcctctccACCGGTCTCGTCCAAAGTCAGAAGAGTCTGCAAAATACAAGCCACGTTTAGTGACGTCCAAAGATGTCAGAAGGGACTTCGGATGTCGTGTGGCATTGTCATACTATTCTAGGGCCAATTTGTCACAAATCAAATTCgctagcaaaaaaataaataaaaatgtgacatgGAAAGCTAACTTGACTGTAAAATGGCTGCTTCGAGACAATCTGGCCGACTTCAACTTAAGCTAAGGCACCAAATCACCAATGTTGGTTAAAAACCTCATATCCTAAAAGCAAGGCcagtttcatatttttctccataagagatttgttattttaacacATTAACCAATTAAAGGCTTGAGCACAAATCTATTAACCCTCTTGGACACTTCAAGAATGTTTTTGCACGACACGCTCATTCGTGTACCTCGGGGTTGAGACAGCCCTCCGATTGTTCTCCCTCGCTGGATGGGCGTGGCCCTTTTGCCTCTTCCTGCTCTTCCACAAGCTCGTCCAGAGTAACCAGAGCTAGCTCGCCCTCAGAGACATCGCTTTCCGGCGCCAGCTGCTCGCcgccctcctccacctccactTGGTCCAGCGTGAGCAGCTCGTCCTCATCCTCGCGTCTCCTGGACCGCCATTTGCTGGGGCCGTCGCGTTCCAGGCCCCAGTCGCTCTTCTTCTGTTCTTTCTCGGCTCGCTCCGTTGGCTTCTTGGTGCCGTCGTCGGGGAAGTCCTCCTCTTCGTCGCTCACTTGGTCCAGCGCGAGCGTGCTCGGCGTGTCGTCTTTGGTAGCAAGCGGCGGGCTCTGAGAAGAGCGTTGTTGCGACCTGGTCTTCATTTGGGAAGGTGCATCTTCTCCTTTGACGTCAGCCTCTTGGTTGTTCTCGCCTTCCGTCGTTTCATCTCTCAATTCAGTTTGTCCTCCTTCCGTCGTCATTGGAGCACAAACGTCTGAGACACTCGCCTCTTCTTCGGCCGGATCTTCCTCTAAAGAATCAACCACCTGATACGTTGGTTCCTCTTCATCCTCTAGCTTCACCAGAGACGTCCCATCGGTCACGTCTTCCTGTTTCGGACTGTGTGGCGCGTTCTCAGAGGACGCCATTTCCTGGCCCGTCTCATCGTCCACAGAGTCCACGACCTGGAAAGTCGTCgcttcttcatcatcatcatcgtcgtcgtttTCCTCCGTTTTGACCACTTTCTTGGGtcttccttttcttcctctgCCTCTTGGAGCTGGAGGAATCTTCACCTTGTCCAGGACTTGACAGCTGGGCTCCTCTTTAATGATGGCCTCAATTTTGGTTTTGGCCTGGGGCCCTTCCTGTGACGTTCTCAAAGGGTAAGTCCTCCTCGTGGCGGGCTTTTCTTCTTGAGCTCTATCCTCGCTCGGTGCGTCTCTCTTGGGCGGCCTTCCTCTTTTGCCTCTGGTGCCTCTCGGGGTTGTGCTCGATTCATCGTCCACGGAGTCTATCACGTGGAAAGTGGGCTCCTCGTCTTTCGCAGATATTTTGGCGCTTTGCTCTTGTGCTTTTCCTCTGGTGCTCCGCCTCCTACCAACCGTTTGTTCAACTTGTACAGAATCGACCACGAGGTACTTGGAAAAATCTGAAGTTTTGGGCGTGGCGGTGGACTCTTGGTTCTTTAGAGACGTGCGCGCTTTACTCTTGAGTGTTCTGCTTGAAGCGGCACGACTCTCGCACGCTTCGGGGACGCTGTGCTCATCCTCAGCGGAATTTGGCGGCTCTTCGACAGAGTCAATCACCTGGTATGCTTCTGCTTCCTCCTCGCCTTCTTCTTGTCCAGAGGCCACGGAGTCTTCTTTGCTCAGCGGGCCGGTGGAGGTCTCAGCAACTTGTCGGTCGAGCTCGGCTAAGGTGGGCTCCTCAGCAGCATCCTTGTTTGTTTGCGAGGATTGTGCCGTCAGCTCTTCACCTACGCCGTCCTCCTTCACATCTGTCACctcattttctcctcctctgttTTCCTGCTCTTCAACTTGAGATGTATGAACTGGCGGCGCCTGCTCTTCCTCAACTCCGTCAACCTGACCGATGTTGTCTTGCTCCGGAGAAGCTTGGAGCTCAGTAGCGCCGGTTTCGGAGAGCTCCACGTGGCCGACTTCCACCGAGAGAGGTTTCTGGTCATCGCCGACACTATCCAACACTTGATAACTTTCCTCGCTGGCCATTGTTTCCAGACTCTCATCTTTGCAGTCAGTGGTGGACAACAGGATTGTCTGATGTTGTGAAGCCTttggttgttttctttgcctttttttggcTGACATTGAAACGGGCAAAGGCGTGAACCCAGAAGAGAGGCCCATTCTTGTTGAGCTTCTGGTGGCCCTGGAGGAGGGAGACGGGGTGGACGAGGAGACCTTTGACTCTTTTGAGGTGCTCGCTTTGGTCCGTTTGGAAGCAGGCGGCAGCTCTGCTTGGGAAGAAGATCTCTTGAGCGCCGAGGGAGCCTCGCCGGCGCTGTCCTCCTGGTCGCCCACTTCATCGACTGTGACAAACTCGTCTATATTGAAGGGTGGCTGGTCAAAAGGAACTGCGTTTGAAGAAACGTCTTTTTCAGAATCGCCCTGCATCGGAACGGTGACGACAAAAGTCAACATTTGTCAATCCTCCACACAGAATCGGTGCGAGGTGGAAGTCGACGCTACTTACCAGGGCATCGTCACTTTTCACAAGGCTTTCCTCTTTGTCCTGATCTACGGCGGCTGATGTATTGTTAGCATCTGGAACATCTGGGACGTCATTGGCACCACCAGTGGAAGCTGGCAGCGTCGCATCCTCTTTATTGTCCTGAACCTCCGGAACAGCTATGGTCTTTTCAGCCATCGAGCGTTCCACTTTGTCAGAGTCATTTTTAGCTGCCGTGTCATCAGCGCATGGTGCTGAAACGAGGATCTCGACAGGTTTTCCGGGATTACTAACAACGACTGCCGATGGGGCGGTCGGGAAGTCCGACGATGTGGGCGGGGAATCTGATGAGGTCTCGGTCTGAGCAGCCAATGATGAAAGCGGGGCATCCGATGAGGTGGCGGTCTGGGCGGCCGATGAAGAAGGCGGAGCATCCGATGGGGTGTTGGTCTGGGCGGCCGATGATGTGGGCGGGGCGGGCAATGGGATAGCGCTCGGGGCGGTCCATGGAGTAGCGGACAGGGAGGCTGACACCGCGTAGATCTTACGGTTCAATGTAATCTGCCTTGGATCCTGAAGGCACTCTTCCAGCCTCTTAGcgctgaaatgaaacaaaagggCTGTTACTTCTGCTACGACTTGCTCGTATCATTTATTCAGTTATTGGAAAGTCCTACCTGCAAAAGCTTTGAACTGGCTTCCTGATAACAAGAgtaaaaaggagtttgagaATATTAGTACGACACTcttgatgaaacaaaacacccacattataaagaaaaaaaaaaaatacctacCAAGCTATCTCGTTAATTTTCAAATCTTTGCATTTCTCTACCACGCAGGCAACCCCCGCGGCGTCTTCCATCTCAATGCATATCTACCAAGGAGAAATAGTCATTCAAACGGAGAAACGACAACCTTCATTCGTCGGAAACGTTGTCACTCTTGTACCCGGTTGGCCAGAGGGAGGAAGTTGACAATTTTGGCGTGAGACGAGACCTCGTCCAAAACCATGTAATAGGTGTGTTTTCGGGCCTCCGAGATCTCCACGCAAAGCAGTCGCTCGGACAGCGTCTTCAAATCTTCTCCGACGTACTGAAAGACACACGGCAAAGAAGAATTGCCGAGGACGGACACGCAAGCGGGGTCCCGCGGCTTTTGCGCTGGCCACTCACCGAGTTGCTGAGCCGCATCAGCGCCACGTACATGTCGGCTTCCTGTCAACAGAGCGCAAATGGCATAGTCAGCTATGTCATCACTAGTTGTTGTCGCCGGTGTCCGTACCTTGCTGCGTTCCGCGTAAAGGGACTTCAGGACTAAGTGCACCCCTAGAATGTAGCGGCCCACCCGAAGCGGGCTTGGTAAGTGAGTGAGGACAAAGTTGCAACACGAGTTCCAGTCGTTGAATTGCACAAAGGCCTGTAAGGCAGGAGAAAACAAGGTGCGGTGTGCAACCAGTgtgcggtggcggcggcggaaaGCTGCAGCGTCCTCACCCTCCGCTGGGCCGGCAGCACGATCACATTGTAGTAAAGTGCCCGCAGGTCCTTCTTGGCAAGAAACGGCCAGGCCAGCTTCGCCACATCCTCGTGTGTGTAACATCCTTGAGGCAAGCCGGTCAACATGACGGTTTTCACCATTGCCGCGCCGCCAAACTCGGCATTGATAATGTCGGCTTTTCTTTTGACCGTCAGGAAGGCTGCGAGAAGCACGACGGATTGGATGTTAGACGGGCACCGGGCAAAGAAGCGGCGTGGCTCTCACCTGGAATGATGAACCAAGGGGAAATGGTGGAAAACAGGTAGGGCTTTCTCCTCAAGGTCAGGTAAAATGGGGAAGCGGTGCGAAACGGAAAGTCGGACATAAAGTCGATAAGAGTAGCCTCGGCAAACGCCGCATTGCTATCCGGCATGGCTAGCTCAGGGCTTCTTGGTTCTGCGGAGAAAAGACCACACGATCTCCTCGAGTCCTCGTTTGACATTCTGATGCCGGCCGGCTGCCCGGGAGACTTACTTGGCGAATATTTGTCAACATTAGGCAGCCCCAACCTGTAGATCTGATAGGTCGGACACTGAGCGTGGAGCGAGTACCAAACACCAAAGCGATCGACATGATGAATAGACCCAAATTCTACAAAGACCTGCAACAAAAGGGTCAAACAAACAACCGTTGAGCACTGCCTTCTGACACAAAACTTCCACACAACCAACCTTGTTCATGAGCGGCATGAAGTTTACGATTCCGCAAATACGCCTCAAAACTTCCCGCAGGATGGGGACCTCGCTCGGCTCAATGTTTTTGATGTAGACCGTTTTCGGGCCGTGCTTGGTCACCTTCTGCGGGGTCAAGGTCCAAAAGGTCAAAAACGGACGGACAATGTTGTGACTTTTGACCCAGATTGTTCAACTTAACTTACGTAATTCAACAGCATCATCACTGACTGATAGAAGCCGCCCTGCAGGACAAACATCGGGTTATCAATATTGCCAATAGTgggccattttgtttggacTGCGTACCGGCCACATGGGGATATCCACCACTTGCGCGTTCAACTTCTCCTTGTGGCCCTTGAGAGccaattttccgttttcgctGGCTCTTATGGCAGATAACACACATGCGTAGTCCTTCAGTTGAATAAATGCCTGAAAAGTGTTTTCTAATCAGACCACAAAACTTCGCAAGAGAACATTTGGATCTATGAAGCGACGCCATGCTTACTATTTCTAATTGAGGAATGACATAGATGTTGTCATCAGAGTTCGCCATTCCAAACGGCTTGAACACGTCAATGACATCCTGCTCGCAGTAGGTGTGTTCATCAGCGGGCAGGTTGGTGATCAACATCTGAGAACCCTTatttggacaaaaacaaataaataaaaggaaagACACAACGGCATATCCACCA
This window contains:
- the znf638 gene encoding zinc finger protein 638 isoform X4, whose product is MCFCSTKDWISHQNTNLHLESCKVLRKQYPNWQGEVLHVHKEEEKNKSAPVQSKTPRDGSRSSSRSSTPRGRRGSDAPREKRTRRRTRSRSPHSSRYKRRSRSYSTSSSDHHRSRSRSYERRHPHRSKEGHSSSTRRSHERRPSSRRRSSSRRRSSSRRRSSSQKWSSSQKRSSSQKRSSSRRRSSSRSRHDRRPSPQRSRQRRSPPKRSHEESTAARKSQETSTSAETLAKKLLESSAVQSLSKESDVETMVKTLAPALLAELAKMKSTPSTSSKGSAAATSTAAGSSSSYVAANKKPSATKTTPGQQRADAARPKSVKASVPTILTLRSIPRTLAYEDILAAAEQCGKTKSVVVFRTKGEAVVCFENKEDADKLRNTRNPKIKGWPVFVVEDKESDSKVQKNNPEKNAPAPSKASKTQPSKSTSAAPAAQDKAKTVPSKQITKVVKKVPVQAKITPKVSGVKAQTSAVKPSGGAAGKKFDTTTPVAKTTQPGKTTKVPQQAMGKSKPPSKAVSHSQPPPEPMEVAPGVATEERNQQTIGAQAEPAGGPARAQGDSPDAERAAAQAKTITDAAPAEEPVSQPVFVKSEADGGSSLKGDEAVKEEAAPPRDSDTAAKKDPPTSGAKDHVAHPCGSDPTVKNEPQPGSNPTLKKDPATSGESNQLAQENLETSCETGTAAKNGSAASSDAAAKTGVALPHDSAERVKEEAPSHSPDASATKDAAKKSTAPPCGSKASSKKNAAPPVVFKTSRLYTVGEKMKEHLVPENLHIRTTCWKQEGSQMLITNLPADEHTYCEQDVIDVFKPFGMANSDDNIYVIPQLEIAFIQLKDYACVLSAIRASENGKLALKGHKEKLNAQVVDIPMWPGGFYQSVMMLLNYKVTKHGPKTVYIKNIEPSEVPILREVLRRICGIVNFMPLMNKVFVEFGSIHHVDRFGVWYSLHAQCPTYQIYRLGLPNVDKYSPKPRSPELAMPDSNAAFAEATLIDFMSDFPFRTASPFYLTLRRKPYLFSTISPWFIIPAFLTVKRKADIINAEFGGAAMVKTVMLTGLPQGCYTHEDVAKLAWPFLAKKDLRALYYNVIVLPAQRRAFVQFNDWNSCCNFVLTHLPSPLRVGRYILGVHLVLKSLYAERSKEADMYVALMRLSNSYVGEDLKTLSERLLCVEISEARKHTYYMVLDEVSSHAKIVNFLPLANRICIEMEDAAGVACVVEKCKDLKINEIAWKPVQSFCSAKRLEECLQDPRQITLNRKIYAVSASLSATPWTAPSAIPLPAPPTSSAAQTNTPSDAPPSSSAAQTATSSDAPLSSLAAQTETSSDSPPTSSDFPTAPSAVVVSNPGKPVEILVSAPCADDTAAKNDSDKVERSMAEKTIAVPEVQDNKEDATLPASTGGANDVPDVPDANNTSAAVDQDKEESLVKSDDALGDSEKDVSSNAVPFDQPPFNIDEFVTVDEVGDQEDSAGEAPSALKRSSSQAELPPASKRTKASTSKESKVSSSTPSPSSRATRSSTRMGLSSGFTPLPVSMSAKKRQRKQPKASQHQTILLSTTDCKDESLETMASEESYQVLDSVGDDQKPLSVEVGHVELSETGATELQASPEQDNIGQVDGVEEEQAPPVHTSQVEEQENRGGENEVTDVKEDGVGEELTAQSSQTNKDAAEEPTLAELDRQVAETSTGPLSKEDSVASGQEEGEEEAEAYQVIDSVEEPPNSAEDEHSVPEACESRAASSRTLKSKARTSLKNQESTATPKTSDFSKYLVVDSVQVEQTVGRRRSTRGKAQEQSAKISAKDEEPTFHVIDSVDDESSTTPRGTRGKRGRPPKRDAPSEDRAQEEKPATRRTYPLRTSQEGPQAKTKIEAIIKEEPSCQVLDKVKIPPAPRGRGRKGRPKKVVKTEENDDDDDDEEATTFQVVDSVDDETGQEMASSENAPHSPKQEDVTDGTSLVKLEDEEEPTYQVVDSLEEDPAEEEASVSDVCAPMTTEGGQTELRDETTEGENNQEADVKGEDAPSQMKTRSQQRSSQSPPLATKDDTPSTLALDQVSDEEEDFPDDGTKKPTERAEKEQKKSDWGLERDGPSKWRSRRREDEDELLTLDQVEVEEGGEQLAPESDVSEGELALVTLDELVEEQEEAKGPRPSSEGEQSEGCLNPETLLTLDETGGEEDEDEKSEAAGTSQSTKRKRSDDAEEDNINLVTLDQVGDVEEDVLRSTIEKRHRSASATISTGADQDEMEAAASGDAPWPPSDHHEEEKEEREKVVEKAENKGKEEEEGEEVEENTEKEKDNAEANEEEAPSAGQSLQGSLQKLSKGKRAAELTTTSAKRSRSESPCSTPAYVLPAFRPKNPLGMEFVLPKSGYFCKLCSVFYLKESTAKEVHCSSRKHYDNLKKYYRKCEQNSRSSTQGSISD